agaagatactatttggtaaaataccaggtTCTTATTATGGtaggaacagctcaaataagcaaagagaaatgacagtccatcataactttaagacatgaaggtcagtcaatacagaacatttcaagaacttcgaaagtttcttcaaatgcagtcgcaaaaaccatcaagtgctgtgatgaaactggctctcatgaagatcgccacaggaaaggaagacccaaagttacctttgctgtagaggataagtttattagagttaccatcctcagaaatcagaaattgcagcccaaataaatgcttcacagagttcaagtaacagacatatctcaacctcaactgttcagaggagactgggtgaatcaagccttcatggtcgaattgctgcaaagaaacctctactaaaggacaccaataagaagaagagacttgcttgggccaagaaacacgagcaatgtacattagaccggtggaaatctgtcctttggtctgatgagtccaaatttgagacttttggttcaaaccgctgtgtctttatgagacgcagagtaggtgaacggatgatttccgcatgtgtatttcccaccgtgaggtatggagaaggaggtgtgtcAACCATTGCGAAAGAACAGTCACCTCTAGTGATTCTATTTTGCACCATATCTATAATATGCAgcacaacaaacacacagacacgttGATATGGGCAGGTTTTCACATGCCTGTAACCGTTCATAGTGTGATGTTTAAAGCCACAATGTGtaatttttccatattttgtcatactatagagagaaatagtaatgcCATCTTTTTGTAAGCATTTATTCCGCCATGGTTCATTGGACAAAGCCTCTGTGGAAATGTatggtgttttttgggggggagggggtaaaCGTTGAAAAttaggtctgtggtaaacacaggcttaggagatcttataacGTTTTGTTCTGAGATAATCTTCAACAGCTAACCTTACTTTTTGTGAATTTTAAAGCATTTATTTCATGTAAAAatgcacataaaggcttcataattaaAAAAGGAagtgttaactgactgatattatctcagaACATGTGACGCTTGTcctaaggagtagaccaaggtgcagcgtgttgagtgctcatgataaatatttattattattatactcagaacactatacaaaacaataaacaaagaaacacgaacgtcacgttctgcaggcttcactgagcaatacaaaatcaagatcccacaacaaaaggtggaaaaaagggctgcctaagtctgattcctaatcagagacaacgataaacagctgcctctgattaggaaccatactcggctcaacacaaagaaataggaaACAtagaaatgaacatagaaatacaaaatctagaatgcccacccaaatcacaccctgacctaaccaaaatagagataataaacggcaatctaaggtcagggcgtgacagaacaaaacgtataagatctcctaagcttGACCTTATTTTCGGTGTGTATCCCAAAACCCTATAATTTCCCCATTAACTTTCACCATATATCCCAATTGTCATGAATATACAAATATTAAACTCCATCAATACCACCAAAACAAGGTGGTGACTATTAAGCGCCATGTCAACCTCAGGACCACTATTAAGCAACTCCAGAGCGCGCCGTTTGTAACCCGTCTGTGTTTAGGACCATGTAGCCATGCGCGCTGTCAATCATAGTGAAAGTGAAGGCGTTGACTGCTTGACACTTCGGAATTGGATATTTAACTTGAGAGTGGGGTCCACTTTCTACAGAAGCAGTTACTCTCCCGCATTGGAAATGGGTGAAGGTGTCTAGGAGCTTCAGCAAAATATAATTATAAAATAGAAGCAACTATCCTATAGGCTACAGCATTCACGACAGACTCTCCATGAATGGATTACTTTCAGAAACAGAGGTGTATGCATCTTAATCTCGGGTGGCATCTCCTCCGGTGATAAGGATTTTGAGTTTTCTAAAGGCATGTTTAGGAGGTTTTGGCTTATTTATCCTCAAAGCACTGCGAGGAGGCACAGAtgagaagagaaaaaaagaaaactctACTGAGTTTGCGTGTGGTGGAACATTGATGGAAATCCGTTATATCCATTTAATGAACTAGGACGCTCATGGCTCTATGGTCAAAGGGAATGGTCTGTATTGATGTATTTAGTTTAGTGATGGTTACCGTTCTCTTCCTCACTTAGTAACTTTATACATTGGCGATTTCTGCGCTACAACTGGGACGGATATCTTATTTAAGCACACACCACCTTTCCAATCCAAATGTCAAAGTGGGATACTAATGCAGCACTTGCTCTTTTGCTGTAAGTGAAAATAATTTGCGTAAATAACAGCTCGAGCTATAGAACATGGGGATTTCTCCGGCGGCTCTGCTCTATGTCATAGCGACCATCCACCTCGGTGTCTCTCAGCATTTTTTGCGTCTGCGCCCTTCGCCCAGCGAGCATCTCCCAGTGCCCGGTCTTAAAGAGGACCCTGACCCAAAATACGACCCGAGGAAAGAGGACCTGGCCGAACGGACACTGAAGAGGAAACTCGGGAGAAACTTTGACCCCGTCTTCATGTCAATCAACAGCCCCCCTGTTGTGGAGAACCGGACTGCCCTTGAAGCACAGCCCAGACTAATGGGACCTATTCCCAACCAGCTGAAACAGCTGGACCGGGTGACAGTGGGCAAGAAAGCCCGTCGGAAGTTTTCACAGTGGTTGTGGGCATACACGCACTGCCCCGTGGGCTATGTATGGAAGGACTTGGGCGTGAGGTTCTGGCCGCGTTACGTCAAGGAGGGACAGTGTCTGAATGAGCGCTCTTGTTCGTTCCCGGCGGGGATGTTTTGCATGCCCGACAAGTCAGTCACCAAGACATTCCTCCGCTGGTACTGCCAGGGCTTTCTCAAAAAGAAATACTGCATGTGGATACAGGTCCAATACCCCATCATATCCGAATGCAAGTGTTCCTGTGTAGAATAGGCCATCTAACTCGGGGTAAAACTATTTCCATTCAACTTGAATTAAACCCTCATCATACAAAATCGTATTTTATTAATTAAAAAGCTAATAAATTAACATATTGTTTCAGATGTAAACATTTAGCTACAATAGCTTACATCAAGTGTAATAGGGGCAATTTCAATTGGAATTGGAAAATGGAACATGTACATGAACGCATGAACGTCTTCACAAAGTTTGTGCGTTTCTTTGTTTTTTATGTCTGGCACAGGATGGAGAGTGTATCACGTTATAGGCTACTGTTAACAGTTTTTATTTATTACCACAGCCATTGTTAGTATGAAACTATGATTATGTATAGATGTTTATGAGTGTTTCTCTGAAGGCTAATAAAAAGTATCAATAAAAAATGGTTTCGTTAAGAGGTTAATTTTGTCTTTAAATTTGCCAAGAGAGTCATATTTCCATATAGGCCCGAATTGTATGACAGCAACAACTGTTAACTGTTTAAGAGCATCCAATACAATCATTTTTACGTGCGTTTTGGCGTGAAAATATGACATGATATGGGCTCAATAACTTTCTGAGGTTCtaacccaaatggcaccatattccctatatagtgcacttattttgttcagagccctataaagggaatatggtgccatttgggatatcaCCACTCTTAAGAACTAAACAACCTTGTTCCTGACACGTGGAAAAACACAGCTGTTAGACGGAGGCTTGGagaggatagagatagagagagcaaatAATTAATGTGAACCGCCAATGAGGCCATGCATTGTGTAGACTAGGCACACCATTCCTGAGATGTTTCCATAATAGTCAAACATGTCTCAAACTATGTGCGAAAAGACTAATGGTGAGAATCGCGCCAGCAAACGCATCTTCGCCCCTCTCTCGGACTGACGCAAACATACAATATGCATGGTACGGTTCTCGGCTGCAGAGCCTGATGCTGATAAGGCTATATCCGCAGTGTGGTTTTTATTACATAAATAGGCTACTGGATATATTATACTACACGACGACCTGTCAgctacagagagggagggaattgGGTTAGGTAGTTTCAACAAAACACCTCTGTTAcacatccatagctctgtcccCAGCGAACCACTCAGTTTACCAAAGTGTCAGGGTCAGGCTTTTGAAAATGCAGATTGTGCCTTTGGTAGCCTAACTTATATTGGCCTACTTTTATTAACGTTGATTAACTTCGGGGTTGTTAGAGATcatgattaaatattttttctcctTAAACATTGGATtggtgtcacgggtgtcgtaggttAGAGACCAAGACGtagcgggaaaatatatactcatcttttttatttggtgaagaagtgaaacacaataaacgtatacaaaacacaaacgaactggacagtcttgtcaggcacacagctaaacaagcacaatctcccacaaaatcccatgacaaacaaactcctaattataggaccttcaatcagaggcaacgataaccagctgcctccaattgaaggtccaaccccaataaactaaacatagaactacaataaACTAGATAGAAAAACTAacagactaacaaaccccgaaccacataaaccaaacacccctctacctaaatacatagcccaaaccacatgaaacaaacaccccctgccacgtcctgaccaaactataataacaaataacccctattactggtcaagacgtgacagtacccccccccccccccccccccaaaaggtgcagaccccggatgcacctcacacaaataaccaaaaataaccccccaaaaataaataccaaatctaaagggagggaagggagggtggctgcctgtgctacaccccccccccctccccaaacctcctacagtggaggtggcttaggctcaggccttaatcccctaccggaccaaaccacccccactgcatacctctgcctgaggctagtcactgaagaccctggactgggctctgggagctctggactgtagggtgactctaggagctctggactgtaggccgtctcacccggtgccggactgtaggccgtctcacccggtgccggactgtaggccgtctcacccggtgccggactgtaggccgtctcacccggtgccggactgtaggccgtctcacccggtgccggactagacactgttgccggacactctggacggggtactgttgccggacactctggacggggtactgttgccggacactctggacgaggtactgttgccggacactctggacgaggtactgt
This genomic stretch from Salmo trutta chromosome 32, fSalTru1.1, whole genome shotgun sequence harbors:
- the LOC115170737 gene encoding noggin-2-like, coding for MGISPAALLYVIATIHLGVSQHFLRLRPSPSEHLPVPGLKEDPDPKYDPRKEDLAERTLKRKLGRNFDPVFMSINSPPVVENRTALEAQPRLMGPIPNQLKQLDRVTVGKKARRKFSQWLWAYTHCPVGYVWKDLGVRFWPRYVKEGQCLNERSCSFPAGMFCMPDKSVTKTFLRWYCQGFLKKKYCMWIQVQYPIISECKCSCVE